In the Labeo rohita strain BAU-BD-2019 unplaced genomic scaffold, IGBB_LRoh.1.0 scaffold_281, whole genome shotgun sequence genome, CCGCTCGTTATCCGATTTTTATCCGTTAATATTATAAGATTATAATATTGAATTGgcattaagtaaaaaataaaattgacacGTGTCTGTGATccgttaaaaataaaaatcacggGTTTATTTTAACGTGCAAACGAAACATGCAGAACAGATCAACAACAGTAGTTACAGAACCTGGATTCACATAAAATTCACGCACCTGCAGCATTTCTGACAGtgacaacagaaaaaaaacaataaaataatataaataaaaaacataagataggcctacaataaatatattttattaacttaattaacaaattatgatgacaaaaagaaaacactgaatcaatttgaagctttgaaaaaaaacagcatttttttcatcaaataaaaatagcagGCCTACCTTAATCCACAGCttggattatatatatatatattaccatgcagcaaaaaaacaaaaaagcaaaaaaaacctTTACCATAGTATTATAATCGGTCAAAATGTTTACTTTCGTTTAACGGTTAAATGGTCAATATgagcattaataaaaataatggacATGtaaaaagaagttattttatttaagaatgtTGATAGACAAACTAATGAACAAGAACAATATTATCTTTCACACAGGATGTTGTCACACGATGGGGCACTAAGCAGAAGATGGTAGAGAGGGTGCTGGAGCAACTCCCAGCCATAAGACGTGTCCTGGTTGAAGACAAAAAACATAGCCACCTCAACCCAACCTGGCAGGATGTTGCTGTGTTGGAGTCTATCAACGCAGCAATGAAACCACTGGCTGACTTCACAGAGATCCTCTCAGGGGAAAAATACGTCACGGTGTCCTCGGTTAAGCCTGTGTTGGAACTGATTAAAGACGACCTTCTCTCTCCAGGTCCTGATGACACTACACTGACAGTCAGTATTAAACAAAACATGTGCAGGGTACTGACTGAAAAATACAGCTCACCTGCAATCAATGTCCTACTTAGAAAGGCCACCATCTTGGATCCAAGGTATCGTGGCAGCATGGAGGAGGCAGGTGCACTGGATGATGTCAAACATCAGCTTGTGCAAGAGCTACTGGACTTAGGACCAGAAGAAAGTGGAGAAGGTACAAGTGGTGAGAGCTGCGGCAAAGCCACTGGAGGAAACGAGGATGAACCTACTGCTGCCGCACTCACCAAGAAGAAGAGGCTGAGTGACCTTCTTCAAAACAGAAGAGCTCGTAATCTCAGTCAGGCCCAGGCTGCATTTCCAAAAAGAGTGCTGGCTGATGCAGAGCTGACTAAGTTCCTCCAAGAGGATGCAATTGATGCATCTTGTGATCCCTTGGTGTGGTGGCATGACAATCAAAGAAGATATCCTTTGATGGCCAAGTTGGCCCAAAAATACATGTGCATTTGTGCTACAAGCACCAGCTCTGAGAGAATGTTTAGCACAGCTGGCAACATTGCTACTCCTGAGAGATCCTGCCTTAAGCCACACAAAGTCAACATGTTGGTATTTCTTGCACGGAATCTGCCATAAAAtcactatctctctctctcatcattGGTGTACATAGACTGCAATTCACTTTTTTTGCTGgagaaattatttttcaaaagttttttgcatatggcttgaggctttttgtttgtttgtttacaaagGTCCTAACAGGCAGTTTTGCCTGTTATGGAATGCATGTTGAGcctattgtttaatattttttgaagtgcaattttgtttacatccattttatttattgtttttggtaTTTATTCAAGTGCATTTTTTGTTAACAGAGACTGAGAGTCCattgcttttattgtttttggttgttttgttcattgttattgtggatatttaaaatgttttccattttcagtgttaaatagtctaaaaataaacgtttttgaattttgaaaggCGTATGTGCATTATTATGCCATTATCATTATTCTAGATGAAAATGGTCTCAGATCGACAATATTATCGTTTATCGCG is a window encoding:
- the LOC127160040 gene encoding E3 SUMO-protein ligase ZBED1; the encoded protein is MELVSKPNATAAVWEHFGFKPNDRGEPLNLSEPCTITGAFSRQTKYKQDSANWCALTDSVVRLIAKEMLPFSIVEKPAFRRMLQTFDSQYELPGRTYVSQTAIPQLYNSIKDDILNEIKDIQFFSATTDMWSSSNMTPYMSLTIHYISADWSLHSKCLETRYVPDNHTADTLGENLKSAVADWGLDEHKLVCITTDNGANIVAAIRDLGWPWLNCFGHNLHLAVSHGLDSNKDRTARAIGLCKGLVNTFNLSWLKRRDLRKAQSEANLPQHSLILDVVTRWGTKQKMVERVLEQLPAIRRVLVEDKKHSHLNPTWQDVAVLESINAAMKPLADFTEILSGEKYVTVSSVKPVLELIKDDLLSPGPDDTTLTVSIKQNMCRVLTEKYSSPAINVLLRKATILDPRYRGSMEEAGALDDVKHQLVQELLDLGPEESGEGTSGESCGKATGGNEDEPTAAALTKKKRLSDLLQNRRARNLSQAQAAFPKRVLADAELTKFLQEDAIDASCDPLVWWHDNQRRYPLMAKLAQKYMCICATSTSSERMFSTAGNIATPERSCLKPHKVNMLVFLARNLP